One window of the Sphaerochaeta associata genome contains the following:
- a CDS encoding ATP-binding protein has translation MGTSFEESRSFEQELTFNTLQKEMDVRQLAFGRAQMETLKLLGSDKLFTNLAMLLSDQCTHSCKVAVFQGRDTTTFRDRREFTGSLLKQLGDVYEYLNNYNKTKASFTGLLREDTLDYPQDAIREALLNCLIHRDYFFTGSIIINVYDDHMEFISLGGLVRGLSLEAVQLGVSQSRNPNLAAIFYLLRLVESYGTGIRKIMRLYEHCPKKPLFKAVQGAFSCILPNRNEVVQYIQKQERTESTVGESIDSEKQSILHLARQKGSISRKEVEDVFGLKTTKAFRLLRQLCDEGRLTQQVSGKFTRYIPSTM, from the coding sequence ATGGGCACCTCGTTTGAAGAGAGTAGAAGTTTTGAACAAGAACTGACGTTCAATACTCTGCAAAAAGAAATGGATGTGCGCCAGCTTGCCTTTGGTCGTGCACAGATGGAAACTCTGAAATTGTTAGGGTCTGACAAGCTTTTCACCAACCTCGCCATGTTGCTCTCAGACCAATGCACCCACTCCTGCAAGGTTGCTGTATTCCAAGGCCGTGATACTACAACATTTCGGGACAGAAGAGAATTCACCGGGTCGTTGTTGAAACAGCTGGGCGATGTCTATGAGTACCTCAACAATTACAATAAAACAAAAGCAAGCTTCACAGGACTCCTAAGAGAAGATACTCTGGATTACCCGCAGGACGCCATCAGGGAAGCATTGTTGAACTGTCTTATCCATCGTGACTATTTTTTCACCGGAAGCATCATTATCAATGTATATGACGACCATATGGAGTTCATCTCCCTTGGAGGATTGGTACGAGGGCTTTCCTTGGAAGCCGTTCAGCTGGGAGTATCCCAATCGAGGAACCCCAACCTGGCAGCAATCTTCTATCTTCTGCGATTGGTGGAAAGCTACGGAACCGGCATTCGTAAAATCATGCGTCTCTATGAACATTGCCCGAAAAAACCGCTTTTCAAGGCTGTACAAGGGGCCTTCTCCTGCATCCTTCCAAACAGGAATGAAGTTGTTCAGTATATCCAGAAGCAAGAAAGAACCGAGAGTACAGTCGGAGAGTCAATAGACTCAGAAAAACAATCCATCCTGCATCTTGCAAGGCAAAAGGGATCCATCTCAAGGAAGGAAGTTGAAGACGTTTTCGGGCTGAAGACCACAAAAGCGTTCCGGTTGCTCAGGCAGTTGTGTGATGAAGGCCGGCTGACCCAACAGGTGAGCGGGAAGTTTACCCGCTATATTCCAAGTACCATGTAA
- a CDS encoding LacI family DNA-binding transcriptional regulator, whose amino-acid sequence MTATIIDIAKKAGVSVSTVSRVLNNKPDVSKETQERIRATIKDLDYSPNKVARNLVLKRSNVIGFIASDITNASFPELARGVVVKAKEYGYSVMFFDAHKDSRVEKEAIGLLRSKQVDGIILSFNEANRDELLKLRDENFPVVQIYRKSSESMISTIAIDNVANGYLGTKYLLDAGHTRIGHITTGDLTQSGYERKLGYLKALTEANIDIDENLIVEGVSSVEAGRECMERLLELKSRPTALFASHDVLAIGAYDAILDRGLSIPGDISVVGHDNIEIAKMIRPRLTTIDTFKYILGQASVDLLIEEMAVESHQCKELVYPGELVVRDSVRIL is encoded by the coding sequence ATGACGGCAACAATCATTGACATTGCCAAAAAAGCTGGAGTTTCGGTTTCCACCGTCTCACGGGTCTTGAACAACAAGCCCGATGTGAGCAAGGAAACCCAGGAACGCATCCGTGCAACCATCAAGGACCTCGACTACAGCCCCAACAAGGTGGCACGGAACTTGGTGCTCAAGCGCTCGAATGTCATCGGCTTCATCGCAAGCGACATCACCAATGCAAGCTTCCCGGAACTCGCCAGAGGCGTAGTTGTCAAAGCCAAGGAGTATGGATATTCGGTCATGTTCTTCGATGCCCACAAGGACAGCAGGGTGGAGAAGGAGGCGATCGGGCTGCTGCGAAGCAAGCAGGTCGACGGCATCATACTCTCATTCAATGAAGCCAATCGTGATGAGCTGCTCAAGCTGCGCGATGAGAACTTCCCGGTTGTCCAGATCTACCGCAAGAGCTCGGAGTCGATGATCTCGACCATCGCCATCGATAATGTTGCCAATGGATACTTGGGAACCAAGTACCTTCTCGACGCCGGGCATACCCGAATCGGTCACATCACGACCGGGGATCTGACCCAGTCGGGATATGAACGCAAACTAGGATATCTCAAAGCCCTTACCGAGGCGAATATCGACATTGATGAGAACCTGATAGTTGAAGGCGTAAGCTCGGTGGAAGCAGGCAGGGAGTGCATGGAACGTCTTCTTGAATTGAAGAGCAGACCCACAGCACTCTTCGCCTCTCACGATGTACTGGCCATCGGTGCCTATGATGCAATCCTCGACCGGGGCTTGTCGATTCCCGGCGATATCTCGGTGGTGGGGCATGACAATATTGAAATAGCCAAGATGATCAGGCCCCGGCTGACTACCATCGATACCTTCAAGTACATCTTGGGCCAGGCGAGTGTCGATCTCTTGATAGAAGAGATGGCTGTAGAGTCGCACCAGTGCAAGGAATTGGTATATCCAGGTGAGCTGGTTGTTCGTGATTCCGTACGGATTCTTTAG
- a CDS encoding ADP-ribosylglycohydrolase family protein — translation MKVGEKSGLTEWEETFIDRAKAAMVALGVGDAAGDLGRDASVRQQYGILNRLLPQGKSTDDTEFGVLSAKALLNCPGEYNARYVADTWRALVLDNGGALDRGGTPLYGALWNLSVGMNPPLSGIDNTLNNDDGAAMRAVPFGIAAVGDPKEAARLAGIDASVSHDRDGIWAAQAIAASISVALEGASVEEVVAVGRACIPDDSWLGRRMDLADAILGELSDPFDQYEALHTRLWTPRHAIAAEAVPQVYALYRMAQGNFRKAFLLSANFGRDADTICALTLALCAAGQGMQVIPESWVEQVRHPSGVCLSFAKTEDLVDLGIELAHFALKRRT, via the coding sequence ATGAAAGTAGGTGAAAAGAGCGGTTTGACAGAATGGGAAGAGACCTTCATCGATAGGGCCAAGGCGGCAATGGTTGCCTTGGGGGTGGGGGACGCCGCAGGCGATTTGGGCCGTGATGCCTCCGTCAGACAACAGTATGGGATTCTCAACCGCCTGCTTCCACAAGGCAAGAGTACCGATGACACCGAGTTCGGTGTGCTCTCTGCAAAAGCATTGCTGAACTGCCCCGGCGAGTACAATGCCCGGTATGTCGCCGATACTTGGCGCGCCCTCGTGCTGGACAACGGCGGAGCACTCGACCGCGGTGGAACGCCGTTGTATGGAGCGCTCTGGAACCTCTCGGTGGGAATGAACCCTCCGCTATCGGGCATAGACAACACCCTGAACAATGACGATGGGGCGGCCATGCGGGCGGTACCGTTCGGTATCGCCGCTGTAGGTGATCCCAAGGAAGCAGCCCGCCTGGCAGGCATTGATGCAAGTGTAAGCCACGACCGTGATGGAATCTGGGCAGCCCAGGCGATTGCCGCCTCGATCTCCGTTGCACTTGAAGGCGCCTCCGTCGAAGAGGTTGTTGCAGTCGGCAGAGCGTGCATTCCTGATGACAGCTGGCTTGGAAGGCGGATGGATTTGGCCGATGCAATCCTTGGCGAGTTGTCCGATCCTTTCGACCAGTATGAGGCTCTGCACACCCGGCTTTGGACTCCGCGTCATGCAATCGCCGCCGAGGCTGTGCCCCAGGTTTATGCGCTGTATCGGATGGCGCAAGGCAATTTCAGAAAGGCGTTTTTATTATCAGCGAATTTTGGTCGTGATGCGGATACAATCTGTGCCTTGACGCTCGCCCTCTGTGCAGCCGGGCAGGGCATGCAGGTGATTCCTGAGTCATGGGTGGAGCAGGTGCGTCATCCCTCCGGTGTATGCCTGTCCTTTGCAAAAACGGAGGATCTGGTGGATCTGGGAATCGAATTGGCGCACTTTGCATTGAAGAGAAGAACGTAA
- a CDS encoding ABC transporter substrate-binding protein, whose amino-acid sequence MKKDSMKAVLVLMLMVCLVGSLFAAGAKESAPAKEVVTLEWWTWDSEEYNEASQRAMVKEFEASHPNIKINMTLLPTKGFETKMTTALGAGVGGPDVAFFSVANWYPKALVLDEYIKRDNFDTGMYYKGFWDTKTQFNGKTIGLPLGVGASIVMYNKDLFDAAGVAYPTNDWTTDEYLEIAKKVANPAKKVWGAEILTRPFRAIWFNHGENARLYSPDSTKVDGYLNSPESLAAYEWFYDLMRSGVTPTVSDMATLSTENTGPIDLFMANRLAMATLNQGHMLNAVKAGKNFGVVREPGVGNNPRHVNAWSLLVGIWEGSQHPEEAWTFLKWYVGPEGQKFLMDNANLFPSIDSVAKQYKDADKDYVKGFLEVLNDTQVAIWRGAHPSGTKVEASITDLWDKIKLGLITKDQIKGELNALVPKAQAVLDEAKKTLLY is encoded by the coding sequence ATGAAAAAGGACTCTATGAAAGCAGTGCTCGTGCTGATGCTCATGGTTTGTCTGGTCGGCTCGCTGTTTGCAGCCGGTGCCAAGGAGAGTGCTCCAGCCAAGGAAGTTGTCACCCTTGAGTGGTGGACCTGGGATTCGGAGGAGTACAATGAGGCTTCCCAGCGTGCAATGGTAAAGGAATTCGAAGCAAGTCATCCGAATATCAAGATCAATATGACCTTGCTGCCGACCAAAGGCTTTGAGACCAAGATGACTACCGCTTTGGGTGCCGGTGTCGGTGGACCCGACGTAGCATTCTTCTCGGTGGCCAACTGGTATCCGAAGGCCCTGGTGCTCGACGAGTACATCAAGCGGGACAACTTCGACACCGGTATGTACTACAAGGGCTTCTGGGACACCAAGACACAGTTCAACGGCAAGACCATCGGACTTCCCCTCGGCGTAGGCGCCTCGATCGTCATGTACAATAAGGACCTCTTTGACGCAGCCGGTGTGGCCTATCCGACCAATGATTGGACTACCGACGAGTATCTGGAGATTGCAAAGAAAGTAGCCAATCCTGCCAAGAAGGTGTGGGGTGCCGAGATTCTTACCCGTCCCTTCCGTGCAATCTGGTTCAACCATGGTGAGAATGCCAGGCTTTACAGCCCCGACAGCACCAAGGTCGACGGTTACTTGAACAGCCCCGAATCCCTTGCCGCCTACGAATGGTTCTACGACCTGATGCGCTCGGGTGTAACACCCACCGTATCCGATATGGCTACCTTGAGCACCGAGAACACAGGACCGATCGACCTGTTCATGGCAAACCGCCTGGCAATGGCAACCCTCAACCAAGGGCATATGCTCAACGCTGTGAAGGCCGGCAAGAACTTTGGCGTGGTACGCGAACCTGGTGTCGGAAACAACCCCCGTCACGTGAACGCATGGTCGCTTTTGGTTGGCATCTGGGAAGGCTCACAGCATCCCGAGGAAGCCTGGACGTTCCTGAAGTGGTATGTCGGACCTGAAGGACAGAAGTTCTTGATGGACAATGCAAACCTCTTCCCCTCGATCGACTCCGTGGCAAAGCAGTACAAGGATGCCGACAAGGATTACGTGAAGGGATTTTTGGAAGTCCTCAATGACACCCAGGTTGCAATCTGGCGCGGTGCACACCCCTCCGGAACAAAGGTGGAAGCCTCCATCACCGACCTTTGGGACAAGATCAAGCTTGGCCTGATCACCAAGGATCAGATCAAGGGAGAACTCAATGCACTCGTACCGAAGGCTCAGGCTGTTCTGGACGAAGCAAAGAAGACCCTGCTCTACTAA
- a CDS encoding carbohydrate ABC transporter permease → MVTKQVKRSKAAVKEALCGYLSISPWVLGFIVLTFIPILSTIYYSFTRWTMMDKPVWIGLENYIHMFTKEPLFYQSVKATALYVLMSLPVILIFGVLLSLLLNMKIKGMNFYRTLFYIPAVISGVSIAMLWTWLLQPDVGIVNSVLSFFGIQGPKWFWDPKWALPSVASMSLWKVGGSAVIYLAGLQNIPPQLYEAARIDGAGKLRIFFKITIPLLTPTLFFQLIIQMIEAFKVFTEAYVITKGGPLKATYFYLLYFYEEGFQHFNTGYASALILVLVVIIMAMTMFVNYTSKRWVYYEGEDKAR, encoded by the coding sequence ATGGTAACAAAACAGGTAAAACGATCGAAGGCTGCCGTGAAGGAAGCCCTGTGTGGATATCTCAGTATCTCCCCGTGGGTGCTGGGCTTCATTGTCCTCACATTCATCCCTATACTCTCAACAATCTACTACAGTTTCACCCGCTGGACGATGATGGACAAACCGGTCTGGATCGGCTTGGAGAACTATATTCACATGTTCACCAAGGAGCCTCTTTTCTATCAATCGGTCAAGGCGACAGCACTCTATGTGCTCATGTCGCTGCCCGTGATACTCATCTTCGGCGTGCTCCTCTCGCTTCTGCTGAATATGAAGATCAAGGGGATGAACTTCTACCGAACACTCTTCTACATCCCCGCCGTCATTTCCGGAGTCTCCATAGCAATGCTGTGGACGTGGTTGCTCCAACCCGATGTAGGCATCGTCAACTCTGTGTTGAGCTTTTTCGGCATCCAGGGACCCAAATGGTTCTGGGATCCGAAATGGGCCCTGCCTTCAGTGGCAAGCATGAGCCTATGGAAGGTGGGAGGAAGCGCAGTCATCTATCTGGCAGGCCTGCAGAACATCCCGCCGCAACTGTACGAGGCGGCACGAATCGATGGAGCCGGCAAGCTGCGGATTTTCTTCAAGATCACCATCCCCTTGCTCACTCCAACGCTCTTCTTCCAGCTCATCATCCAGATGATCGAGGCCTTCAAGGTTTTCACCGAAGCCTACGTCATCACCAAAGGCGGTCCCTTGAAAGCCACCTACTTCTACCTGCTCTACTTCTATGAGGAAGGCTTCCAGCACTTCAACACCGGCTATGCCTCCGCCCTGATCCTGGTTCTGGTCGTCATCATCATGGCGATGACCATGTTTGTAAACTATACATCCAAGCGTTGGGTGTACTATGAAGGGGAGGACAAAGCCCGATGA
- a CDS encoding carbohydrate ABC transporter permease: protein MKTETTFEAMKRAHRRRQITTSVVTHSFMILLSVIFLLPIFWMFSTAIKSRWDIFLWPPVLFPEVPQWVNFRDVFTRVPMFRFIGNTFYLIVLKTIGELLAVPLIAYGFARLKFPGKGIFFMLVISTMMIPLQTKLIPLYSMYVKAGMIDTYWPLILPAFSGTPFFIFLLIQYMKTMPRDLDDAAKIDGVGTFGILYRILLPLCIPALTIIVTYTFLWTWNEFLQPLIYLNSYEKFTIQMGLEMFKGIWSVEWNLLMAATLSTMTPVLVMYFFAQKHLIGGIASVGMKG from the coding sequence ATGAAAACCGAAACAACCTTCGAAGCAATGAAGCGAGCTCATCGGCGGAGGCAAATCACCACATCGGTGGTCACCCACTCCTTCATGATCCTGCTCTCCGTCATTTTCCTGCTTCCGATTTTCTGGATGTTCTCTACTGCCATTAAAAGCCGGTGGGATATTTTCCTTTGGCCGCCGGTGTTGTTCCCTGAAGTCCCCCAGTGGGTGAACTTCCGCGACGTATTCACCCGCGTTCCCATGTTTCGCTTCATCGGCAACACCTTCTACCTGATAGTCCTCAAGACCATCGGCGAGTTGCTTGCCGTCCCCTTGATCGCCTACGGCTTCGCCCGTTTGAAGTTTCCCGGTAAAGGAATTTTCTTCATGCTGGTGATCAGCACGATGATGATCCCCCTGCAGACCAAGTTGATCCCCCTGTACTCCATGTACGTCAAGGCAGGTATGATCGACACCTACTGGCCCTTGATCCTCCCTGCCTTCAGCGGCACCCCATTCTTCATATTCCTCTTGATCCAGTATATGAAGACGATGCCGCGAGACCTGGATGATGCGGCGAAAATCGACGGGGTGGGCACCTTCGGAATCCTCTACCGGATTTTACTGCCGCTGTGCATTCCGGCCTTGACCATCATCGTGACCTATACCTTCCTCTGGACGTGGAATGAGTTCCTCCAGCCGTTGATCTACCTGAACTCCTATGAGAAGTTCACCATCCAGATGGGCCTTGAGATGTTCAAGGGAATCTGGAGTGTTGAGTGGAACCTTCTGATGGCTGCCACGCTTTCGACCATGACACCGGTCCTGGTCATGTATTTCTTCGCTCAGAAGCATCTCATCGGTGGTATCGCATCGGTGGGTATGAAAGGTTGA
- a CDS encoding HAD family hydrolase has translation MVTFDFWGTLYRNTVSLKHERKDRIRAAFDRCGITHISDEQIYKAMENSWLLWDDIWRKEQRTLPVAEFLGLVFGELKIQLPEWVIDELCHTLQEAVFTGNTVPTDHIVEVVAELSRSYKLGIISDTGVSSGKYLGRLIERDHPGKFSFGLYSDELGMSKPAPGVFQKVLDINGCKADEVVHVGDLKHTDVLGAKQAGMYSVRYSGVRDDIGEGFPEADWVITDYRDLTEIIRGIR, from the coding sequence GTGGTAACATTTGATTTTTGGGGTACTTTGTACCGTAACACTGTTTCATTGAAGCATGAGCGCAAGGACCGAATCCGGGCCGCCTTCGACCGGTGCGGCATCACTCATATCAGTGACGAGCAGATCTACAAGGCCATGGAGAACTCCTGGCTCTTGTGGGACGACATCTGGCGCAAGGAGCAGCGCACCCTGCCGGTCGCAGAGTTCCTGGGCCTGGTCTTCGGCGAGCTTAAGATCCAGCTGCCCGAGTGGGTGATCGACGAGCTTTGCCATACGCTCCAGGAGGCGGTATTCACCGGAAATACCGTGCCCACCGACCACATTGTCGAGGTTGTCGCCGAGCTCTCCAGATCCTACAAACTCGGCATCATCTCCGATACCGGAGTCTCCTCGGGCAAGTACCTTGGCCGGCTCATCGAACGCGACCATCCCGGTAAATTCTCCTTCGGTCTCTACTCCGATGAACTTGGCATGAGCAAACCGGCACCCGGAGTGTTCCAGAAGGTGCTGGACATCAATGGGTGCAAAGCGGACGAGGTGGTGCACGTAGGAGACCTGAAGCATACCGATGTCCTGGGAGCCAAGCAGGCGGGGATGTACAGCGTACGCTATAGTGGGGTCCGTGACGACATAGGCGAAGGCTTTCCCGAAGCCGATTGGGTCATCACCGACTATCGCGACTTGACTGAAATCATAAGGGGTATCAGATGA